One stretch of Priestia megaterium DNA includes these proteins:
- a CDS encoding diguanylate cyclase: MLFKAATQKNIIFPLLLLKVLLFVQMFQHNKIGAFLLLVAILCSFLALFLRYEFQIDKDTLTYRTYILRLKVYQKTVKPMDIKKIVFKRLSWKAKLAIVRVEKGWNMRISLFNPPNIFKELETFAGENNVDIQKTSDYKILEKTS, translated from the coding sequence ATGTTATTTAAAGCTGCTACTCAAAAAAATATAATTTTTCCTTTATTGCTGTTAAAGGTTTTACTATTTGTTCAAATGTTTCAACATAATAAAATAGGTGCTTTTTTACTTCTTGTTGCTATCCTTTGTTCGTTTCTTGCCCTTTTCCTCAGATATGAATTTCAGATAGACAAAGATACCTTAACCTATAGAACGTATATTTTAAGGCTTAAAGTATATCAAAAAACAGTTAAACCTATGGACATTAAAAAAATCGTATTTAAGCGCTTAAGTTGGAAAGCAAAATTGGCCATAGTCCGAGTGGAAAAAGGCTGGAATATGCGGATATCGTTATTTAATCCACCAAATATTTTTAAGGAGTTAGAAACATTTGCAGGTGAAAATAATGTAGATATTCAAAAAACATCAGATTATAAAATTCTAGAGAAAACATCTTGA
- a CDS encoding DinB family protein, with product MYNTISDFIKEWNNEAMLTQKVLDSLTDDSLEQQVYPEGRTLGRIAWHFTTNIPDYLTEFGLNIDRIESTASVPSSAQEIAITFKNVSSHAAKIIEQQWTDESLEHIQEAFGRKQSNAAILMGLIKHIVHHRGQITVLMRQAGIKPPGVYGPPKEDWAQLGVENPPL from the coding sequence ATGTATAACACCATTTCAGATTTTATCAAAGAATGGAACAACGAAGCCATGCTAACTCAAAAAGTTTTGGATAGCTTAACAGATGATTCGTTAGAACAACAAGTGTATCCTGAAGGACGTACGTTAGGGAGAATTGCTTGGCATTTTACAACAAATATTCCAGATTACCTAACTGAGTTTGGATTGAACATAGACAGAATAGAAAGTACAGCAAGCGTTCCATCTTCTGCACAGGAAATTGCTATAACTTTCAAAAATGTAAGTTCTCACGCTGCTAAAATTATCGAACAGCAATGGACAGATGAATCCTTAGAACATATACAAGAAGCGTTTGGTAGAAAGCAATCAAATGCTGCAATCTTAATGGGGCTAATCAAGCATATTGTTCATCACCGAGGTCAGATCACAGTTCTTATGCGTCAAGCAGGAATAAAACCCCCTGGAGTTTATGGGCCTCCAAAAGAAGATTGGGCTCAGTTAGGTGTGGAAAATCCACC